A stretch of the Arachis stenosperma cultivar V10309 chromosome 6, arast.V10309.gnm1.PFL2, whole genome shotgun sequence genome encodes the following:
- the LOC130933695 gene encoding uncharacterized protein LOC130933695, translating to MVKEGICQNQCSPIDILLWLSGDHKITTTTQIDQLISSELPDPAQHPKLFRAVSTYMIHGPCGRAFSKSPCMKDGYCTKYYPKTFSKTTVIDDSGYPSYRRRDTGVVTEKKGVHMNNRNVVPYNAYLLMSYQAHVNVEYCNKSNAIKYLFKYVNKGPDRVAVGVTKEASSGEDAQVIDEIKQFYDCRYLSACEAVWRTLAYDIHQRWPSVMRLTFHLPGEQNIIFKDDDDHEEIVEEEEGKCTMFLAWIEANKKFEAGQTLTYAEFPNQFVYDRESRVWHPRKRGYSIGRLNYVPPGTGDIYYMRILLAVQRGCTTYESIRTVNGITYSSFQDACYSMGLLCDDRKFIAAINEVAELASGHQLRKLFAMLLISNIISNPERVWNATWTLLATGILY from the coding sequence ATGGTCAAGGAGGGTATTTGCCAAAATCAGTGTTCACCCATAGACATTcttttatggttaagtggagaCCATAAGATAACAACGACAACTCAAATTGATCAATTAATATCTTCAGAGTTGCCAGATCCTGCTCAGCATCCAAAATTGTTTAGAGCTGTATCTACATATATGATTCATGGACCATGTGGTAGAGCATTCTCAAAATCTCCCTGCATGAAAGATGGGTACTGCACCAAATATTATCCCAAGACATTCAGTAAAACCACAGTTATCGATGATAGTGGATACCCATCATATAGAAGACGAGACACAGGGGTGGTTACTGAGAAGAAGGGAGTCCATATGAATAATAGGAATGTGGTTCCATACAATGCATATCTACTGATGTCTTATCAAGCGCATGTTAATGTAGAGTACTGCAACAAGTCGAATGCTATCAAATATTTGTTCAAGTATGTGAATAAAGGTCCAGACAGGGTAGCAGTTGGAGTTACAAAGGAAGCTTCCAGTGGAGAGGATGCTCAGGTTATTGATgagatcaaacaattctatgATTGCAGATATTTGTCTGCATGTGAGGCTGTGTGGAGAACCTTAGCGTATGATATTCATCAAAGGTGGCCTTCAGTGATGAGATTAACTTTTCATTTGCCTGGAGAGCAAAATATCATCTTTAAAGATGATGACGATCATGAAGAAATTgtggaagaagaggaaggaaaatgtaCAATGTTCTTAGCATGGATAGAGgccaataaaaaatttgaagcaGGTCAAACTTTGACGTATGCTGAGTTTCCAAATCAATTTGTTTATGATAGAGAATCAAGGGTGTGGCATCCACGCAAAAGAGGGTATTCTATCGGGAGGTTAAATTATGTTCCACCGGGTACAGGtgatatttattatatgagaATTTTGTTAGCTGTTCAGAGAGGTTGCACAACATATGAGTCTATTAGGACAGTTAATGGAATTACATATTCTAGCTTCCAAGATGCTTGCTATTCCATGGGACTACTGTGCGATGATAGGAAATTCATTGCAGCTATTAATGAGGTAGCTGAACTTGCATCTGGTCATCAATTGAGAAAATTATTTGCGATGCTACTGATATCTAATATCATTAGCAACCCAGAGCGTGTTTGGAATGCAACTTGGACATTATTGGCTACTGGAATACTATATTAG
- the LOC130933696 gene encoding ATP-dependent DNA helicase RRM3-like: MTDDDLKNLCLIEIEKILNSNARSLRDYQSMPYPEMSHVRLFQNKLIEEELAYDTNELTHTNLYTEQKMTHEQRLVFDEILNAVVTDSGGFYFVYGHGGCGKTFIWNGLSSAIRSREKIVLNVASSGIASLLLPGGRTAHSRFSIPITITDESTCNIKHGSLKAELLIQSSLIIWDEAPMLNKMCFEALDRTLRDLMSVTDQHKIHQPFGGKVVILGGDFRQILPVIPKGSRHDILASAINSSHLWSFCKVLKLHTNMRLLMSSSDQDEGEMKRFANWILDVGNRNIGSVVGDESEVEIPNDLLITTTDDPLSHLVDFAYPNLLQNMSDYRYFQSRAILAPTLESVEKVNDFVLTIFPGMEKEYLSSDTTCQADENEDVQQEWFTPEFLNDIKCSGLPNHKLTLKPGVAVMLLRNIDQTSGLCNGTRLIVNELGSNVIGATVVTGRNIGDKVYIPRMNLIPSDSGLPFKFQRRQFPLTVCFAMTINKSQGQSLSHVGLYLSKSVFTHGQLYVALSRVKSRSGLRVLILDEDGNPKSLTTNVVFKEVFNNI, translated from the coding sequence ATGACTGATGACGACTTGAAAAACCTCTGCCTTATTGAGATTGAGAAGATACTCAACAGCAATGCGAGATCTTTAAGAGACTATCAATCAATGCCATATCCTGAGATGTCTCATGTTCGCCTTTTTCAGAATAAGCTAATAGAGGAGGAGTTAGCATATGACACAAATGAGTTGACTCATACAAACTTATATACAGAACAAAAGATGACTCATGAGCAAAGGTTAGTATTTGATGAGATACTCAATGCTGTTGTTACAGACTCTGGTGGTTTTTACTTCGTTTATGGGCATGGTGGGTGCGGTAAGACATTTATTTGGAATGGACTTTCTTCTGCTATTCGATCTAGagaaaaaattgttttaaatgTCGCATCCAGTGGAATTGCTTCTTTACTCCTACCTGGTGGCAGAACGGCTCATTCTAGATTTTCAATACCCATTACAATTACTGATGAATCTACTTGCAACATCAAGCATGGCAGTTTGAAGGCTGAGCTGCTCATCCAAAGTAGCTTAATAATTTGGGATGAAGCTCCAATGCTCAATAAAATGTGCTTTGAAGCACTTGATCGGACGCTCAGGGATCTTATGTCAGTTACCGATCAACATAAGATACATCAACCATTTGGTGGTAAGGTTGTTATTCTAGGAGGTGATTTCAGACAGATACTTCCGGTGATTCCGAAAGGAAGTAGACACGATATATTGGCATCCGCTATTAACTCATCCCATCTGTGGTCATTTTGTAAGGTTCTGAAACTGCATACGAATATGAGGCTTCTAATGTCTTCTTCGGATCAAGATGAAGGTGAAATGAAGAGATTTGCTAATTGGATACTTGATGTTGGAAATAGAAATATTGGCTCTGTTGTTGGTGATGAATCAGAAGTTGAAATTCCAAATGATCTATTGATTACAACTACTGATGACCCTCTCTCTCATTTGGTAGACTTTGCATATCCAAATTTGTTGCAAAACATGTCAGATTACAGGTATTTTCAGAGTAGGGCAATTCTTGCACCCACGCTTGAGAGTGTCGAGAAGGTAAACGATTTTGTCTTGACAATCTTTCCAGGGATGGAAAAGGAGTATTTGAGCTCTGACACAACATGTCAAGCTGATGAGAATGAAGATGTACAACAAGAGTGGTTCACACCAGAGTTCCTAAATGACATCAAATGTTCGGGACTACCCAATCACAAGTTGACTTTGAAGCCAGGAGTCGCTGTAATGCTACTGCGAAACATAGACCAGACTTCAGGTTTATGCAACGGGACAAGATTAATAGTTAACGAACTTGGCAGCAATGTAATTGGAGCGACAGTAGTGACCGGTAGAAATATTGGAGATAAAGTGTACATTCcaagaatgaacttgatccctTCAGATTCAGGATTGCCATTTAAGTTCCAACGGAGACAATTTCCATTGACAGTATGCTTTGCAATGACCATTAACAAGAGTCAAGGTCAATCATTATCACATGTAGGGCTTTATTTGTCAAAATCAGTGTTTACCCATGGACAACTTTATGTTGCTTTGTCAAGAGTTAAGAGTCGCAGTGGGCTCAGGGTTTTAATTCTAGATGAAGACGGCAATCCAAAGTCATTAACAACAAATGTCGTGTTCAAAGAggtttttaataatatttag